A genome region from Dreissena polymorpha isolate Duluth1 chromosome 16, UMN_Dpol_1.0, whole genome shotgun sequence includes the following:
- the LOC127862644 gene encoding selenocysteine lyase-like: MSLKNIGEKIYHINKMETKIYLDYNATTPLDKNVRETINDALEHCWGNPSSSHNTGKSAKRVIDEARRNVATMIGGSSSDVIFTSGGTEANNMIILSAVHHFRKLYGLTNSNGLPSEKAKTHNSLASDLSRLDKSPKKRKLSDGDGDEIQHGVFYGDGDHKIRRLPHIISSYLEHPAVNVFLEHLKSTGQADVTYAEISQTTGRVEVEGITKAIRPNTILVTVMLANNETGIIQPVREICEAIRNLDRSELETEQIYVHTDAAQAIGKISVDVQSLGVDYLTIVGHKFYGPRIGAVYTRGLAKSETPLFPVFYGGGQEKGLRAGTENTGMIAGLGKASEIVNANLTEFQTHMKMCRDYLESRLTEHFKERVHFNGKFPGIESLPNTCNVSILGKNLQGHRVLEKCKTIEASVGAACHAQNKPSAILLAVGIPEDIARNALRLSLGRETTLADVDLVVEDLVQAVQELDAE, encoded by the coding sequence atgtctttaaaaaatattggagaaaaaatatatcatataaacAAAATGGAAACAAAGATTTACCTAGATTACAATGCCACGACTCCTCTTGACAAAAATGTAAGGGAGACAATCAATGATGCCTTGGAACATTGCTGGGGCAATCCCAGTAGTTCCCATAACACTGGGAAGTCAGCCAAGCGTGTTATTGACGAAGCCAGGCGTAATGTGGCCACCATGATTGGTGGAAGCTCGTCTGATGTCATCTTTACTTCTGGAGGTACTGAGGCCAATAACATGATTATCCTGTCTGCTGTCCATCATTTTAGGAAGTTATATGGTTTGACAAATTCAAATGGTCTACCATCAGAAAAAGCTAAAACGCACAATAGTTTAGCAAGTGATCTATCAAGACTTGATAAAAGCCCAAAGAAAAGGAAATTGtctgatggtgatggtgatgaaaTTCAGCATGGAGTTTTCTATGGCGACGGTGATCATAAAATTAGGAGACTGCCACATATTATTTCATCCTATTTAGAGCATCCAGCTGTAAATGTTTTCTTGGAGCATTTGAAAAGCACAGGACAAGCTGATGTAACATATGCTGAAATATCTCAAACAACAGGTCGGGTTGAGGTGGAAGGCATAACGAAAGCTATCAGACCCAATACCATCCTTGTGACTGTCATGCTTGCTAATAATGAAACAGGTATCATACAGCCTGTAAGAGAGATTTGTGAGGCCATTAGAAATCTGGACAGGTCAGAACTTGAGACTGAGCAAATTTATGTTCATACAGATGCTGCTCAGGCTATTGGTAAAATATCTGTAGACGTTCAAAGTCTAGGGGTAGATTACTTGACTATTGTTGGACACAAGTTTTATGGGCCTCGAATAGGAGCTGTGTATACCAGGGGCTTAGCAAAGAGCGAGACCCCTTTGTTTCCAGTGTTTTATGGAGGTGGGCAGGAAAAGGGTCTCAGAGCGGGAACAGAGAACACTGGCATGATAGCTGGGTTAGGGAAAGCCAGTGAAATAGTGAACGCAAACTTGACAGAGTTTCAGACCCATATGAAAATGTGTAGAGACTATTTGGAATCACGATTGACTGAACATTTCAAGGAAAGGGTCCATTTTAATGGGAAATTTCCAGGCATAGAAAGCCTTCCTAATACATGCAATGTTTCCATACTGGGTAAAAACTTGCAAGGTCACCGTGTACTGGAAAAGTGTAAAACGATAGAGGCAAGCGTAGGGGCAGCCTGTCATGCACAGAATAAACCCTCCGCCATTCTGTTGGCTGTTGGGATACCTGAAGATATCGCACGTAACGCTCTACGTCTGTCACTAGGCAGGGAGACCACTCTGGCAGATGTGGACCTTGTGGTGGAAGATTTGGTGCAGGCTGTGCAAGAGCTAGATGCCGAGTAA